One stretch of Kiritimatiellaceae bacterium DNA includes these proteins:
- a CDS encoding YkgJ family cysteine cluster protein, whose protein sequence is MDSAERSFKCQQCGTCCRWSGHVLLSDEDIARLAVAAGLSEDVFIARYTVLAANRRQLSLADASDGSCVLLKGGRCALYEARPAQCRGFPHSWRVAEGCPALEALDKTSAV, encoded by the coding sequence ATGGATTCAGCAGAACGTTCATTTAAATGTCAGCAGTGCGGTACCTGTTGCCGCTGGTCCGGGCATGTCCTTCTTTCCGATGAGGACATCGCCAGACTGGCCGTTGCGGCGGGGCTTTCTGAGGACGTGTTTATTGCCCGGTACACGGTACTGGCAGCCAATCGCCGCCAGTTGAGTCTGGCAGATGCGTCCGACGGAAGCTGTGTGCTGCTCAAAGGCGGACGGTGCGCGCTCTATGAGGCGCGGCCCGCCCAGTGCCGCGGCTTTCCTCACAGCTGGCGGGTGGCTGAAGGTTGTCCTGCGCTCGAAGCATTGGATAAAACCAGCGCAGTTTAA
- the fabZ gene encoding 3-hydroxyacyl-ACP dehydratase FabZ has protein sequence MSVIEANEILNILPHRYPFMLVDRIIEIEDGKRIVGIKNLTFNEQFFQGHFPGKPVMPGVLQMEAMAQVAGILLNKMFGGEGKISFFAAIDNARFRRPVVPGDQLRMEIDIVNAKPRLSKVHAKAFVGDKLVSEADLMFSSAG, from the coding sequence ATGTCCGTAATCGAAGCTAACGAAATTCTAAACATTCTGCCGCACCGCTATCCCTTCATGCTCGTCGATCGCATCATTGAGATCGAAGACGGAAAACGGATCGTTGGCATTAAGAACCTAACCTTCAACGAGCAGTTCTTTCAGGGCCATTTTCCCGGCAAGCCGGTGATGCCCGGCGTTCTTCAAATGGAAGCGATGGCGCAGGTCGCCGGTATTCTGCTGAATAAAATGTTCGGCGGGGAAGGAAAGATTTCTTTTTTTGCGGCCATCGACAACGCCCGTTTTCGCCGGCCCGTTGTGCCCGGCGATCAGCTCCGCATGGAAATTGATATCGTCAATGCCAAGCCGCGTCTCTCTAAGGTTCACGCCAAAGCATTTGTCGGAGACAAGCTGGTTTCTGAAGCCGACCTGATGTTCAGCTCCGCTGGGTAA
- the lpxA gene encoding acyl-ACP--UDP-N-acetylglucosamine O-acyltransferase, translating to MSTIHSTAIVGEGAVLGADVKLGPYCIVGPGVKIGDGTELMAHAVVDGNTTIGAGCVIHPFARVGGPTQDLKFKGGAPGVIVGDKTVIRECVTINAGTHDGEMTEVGSGCLLMAYSHIAHACKVGNGVIIANGTQLAGDVIIEDFAIIEGLCGVVQFRRIGTMAFLGGYTKATKDVPPYMIADGLDIEIRGFNKIGMERRGVSEESRNAIKEAYRILYRQKLPIAEALEQMEKELPSTPEVQHLINFIRASKVGIVR from the coding sequence ATGAGTACGATTCACTCCACAGCAATTGTCGGCGAAGGCGCCGTGCTCGGCGCGGACGTTAAGCTTGGTCCGTACTGCATCGTCGGTCCCGGCGTAAAGATCGGTGACGGCACTGAACTGATGGCGCACGCCGTGGTTGACGGCAACACCACCATCGGAGCCGGATGCGTCATTCATCCCTTTGCCCGCGTTGGCGGCCCCACACAGGATTTAAAATTTAAAGGCGGCGCGCCCGGCGTGATCGTCGGCGACAAGACCGTCATCCGCGAATGCGTCACCATCAATGCCGGAACGCACGACGGCGAAATGACCGAAGTCGGCTCCGGCTGTCTGCTGATGGCCTACAGCCATATCGCCCACGCCTGCAAAGTCGGCAACGGCGTAATCATTGCCAACGGAACTCAGCTCGCCGGCGATGTCATCATCGAAGATTTTGCCATTATCGAAGGTCTTTGCGGTGTGGTGCAGTTCCGGCGAATCGGAACCATGGCGTTCCTCGGCGGCTATACCAAAGCCACCAAAGACGTTCCGCCGTACATGATTGCCGACGGTCTCGACATCGAAATTCGCGGGTTTAATAAGATCGGTATGGAGCGGCGCGGCGTTTCCGAAGAATCGCGCAACGCCATCAAGGAGGCCTACCGAATTCTTTACCGGCAGAAACTTCCTATTGCCGAGGCGCTTGAGCAGATGGAAAAAGAACTGCCGTCCACACCGGAAGTGCAGCACCTGATTAATTTCATACGCGCCTCGAAGGTTGGAATTGTGAGATGA
- the tadA gene encoding Flp pilus assembly complex ATPase component TadA, with product MKNGQLADLLQRTDLFTPEQVEVLLPAVAEAGAAFTDTVVEKTGVKEELFLEKLAGVMALPFMRLAKAEIKPELLAKIPPKAVFQYNIMPVAEENGALCIATANPLQPGLIDAMRLVTGGRIKLALSPASDIESAAKRLYGVGAETLDRMMQDDDRINLDEEGLFKQDLSDLDQEASVVKFVNQIIWEAHQSRATDIHIEPLEVDLRIRYRIDGVLIQTPVPATLKRFQSSIISRIKVMANMDIAEKRLPQDGRISLRIQGEEIDVRVSTMPTVYGESVSLRLLLRGSGMIGMDQLGLSPEDEKILKRMITRPHGILLCTGPTGSGKSTSLYAWLHTINSVDIRIMSAEDPIEYEMAGVNQVQMKPEIGLTFAHALRTFLRQDPDVIMVGEIRDRDTAEIAIRAALTGHLVFSTLHTNDSAASINRLLDMGIEPFLVASAVEGIVAQRLIRRLCPACRKPLELTDVKIDLLRKEGFPVEELATHTIYEPVGCDACRGSGFKGRTGIYEILTVDDHIRPLIIDRSASSDIKREAMRHGLHTLRDDGWRKVLDGVTTVEEILRVSEEDEEDS from the coding sequence ATGAAAAACGGCCAGCTAGCGGATTTATTACAGCGGACGGATCTCTTTACACCGGAACAGGTGGAAGTGCTTCTTCCGGCTGTGGCAGAAGCTGGCGCCGCCTTCACCGACACCGTTGTTGAAAAAACCGGTGTTAAAGAAGAATTGTTTCTCGAAAAACTGGCCGGTGTCATGGCTCTGCCGTTCATGCGGCTGGCTAAGGCCGAGATCAAACCCGAACTGCTCGCAAAAATTCCGCCTAAAGCAGTTTTCCAATACAACATCATGCCGGTCGCCGAAGAAAACGGCGCGCTGTGTATCGCCACCGCCAATCCACTGCAACCCGGCCTGATCGACGCTATGCGCCTTGTCACCGGCGGGCGGATCAAGCTCGCGCTCAGTCCGGCGTCCGACATTGAATCCGCCGCCAAGCGTCTGTACGGCGTCGGCGCCGAAACGCTCGACCGCATGATGCAGGACGACGACCGCATCAACCTCGACGAGGAAGGGCTCTTTAAACAGGATCTGAGCGACCTCGATCAGGAAGCCTCCGTCGTAAAATTCGTTAACCAGATCATCTGGGAAGCGCACCAGAGCCGCGCCACCGACATTCATATTGAGCCGCTGGAAGTGGATTTGCGTATTCGCTACCGCATTGACGGTGTTCTGATTCAGACGCCGGTGCCGGCGACCCTGAAACGGTTTCAGTCTTCCATTATTTCCCGTATCAAGGTTATGGCGAATATGGACATCGCCGAAAAACGTCTTCCGCAGGACGGCCGTATCAGTCTGCGTATTCAGGGCGAGGAAATCGATGTCCGCGTTTCTACCATGCCGACGGTTTACGGCGAGAGCGTCAGCCTTCGTCTGCTTCTGCGCGGCAGCGGCATGATCGGTATGGATCAGCTCGGACTGAGTCCGGAAGATGAAAAAATTCTCAAACGCATGATCACCCGGCCGCACGGCATTCTGCTTTGTACCGGCCCGACCGGTTCCGGTAAATCCACCTCGCTCTACGCCTGGTTGCACACCATTAACTCCGTTGATATCCGCATCATGTCGGCGGAAGACCCGATTGAATACGAAATGGCCGGCGTCAATCAGGTGCAGATGAAGCCGGAAATCGGGCTCACCTTCGCCCACGCTCTGCGCACCTTTCTGCGCCAGGACCCCGACGTCATCATGGTCGGTGAAATCCGCGACCGCGATACCGCCGAAATCGCCATTCGCGCCGCGCTTACCGGCCATCTTGTTTTCAGTACACTTCACACCAACGACTCCGCCGCCAGTATCAACCGTCTGCTCGACATGGGCATCGAGCCGTTTCTGGTGGCTTCCGCTGTCGAAGGGATCGTCGCCCAGCGCCTCATCCGCCGGCTTTGTCCTGCCTGCCGCAAACCGCTTGAATTGACCGACGTTAAAATTGATCTGTTGCGTAAAGAAGGGTTCCCTGTTGAAGAACTTGCCACGCACACAATCTATGAACCGGTCGGGTGCGATGCCTGCCGCGGCTCCGGTTTCAAAGGCCGTACCGGGATCTACGAAATTCTGACCGTGGACGATCATATCCGTCCGCTTATCATCGATCGCTCCGCTTCCAGCGACATCAAACGCGAGGCGATGCGTCACGGCCTGCATACACTTCGTGACGACGGCTGGCGCAAAGTTCTCGACGGTGTCACCACCGTTGAGGAAATCCTCCGCGTCAGCGAAGAGGACGAAGAAGATTCCTGA
- a CDS encoding deoxyribodipyrimidine photolyase produces MIHPARIHRLNDKPARKGGFVLYWMQQSQRAEWNHALEYAVERANALGLPVAVVFGLMDDYPEATERHYAFMLEGLRETFQTLEKRGIGAFIGRGHPAEVALKAGKDAALIVCDMGYLRHQAEWRAKVAEKAGCEVVEIESDVVVPVETASDHAEYMARTIRPKLLKRLDEFLQPVREVKLSKPWKRDEGVASTLIKTVPKVDATPSSRFKGGTAEAKKRLKRFIAESLTVYEAHSNQPQTDDISMLSPYLHFGQISPLYIALEIQKADPKSRFLEQLIVRRELAMNFVWFTPDYDRFSCLPDWAKLTLKNHAKDKREFLYTREQLEQSQTHDPYWNAAMTEMRVTGFMHNYMRMYWGKKVLEWSPSPEEAFETLLAINNRYFLDGRDPNSYAGVAWVFGKHDTAWAERSIFGKTRYMNAVGLKRKCDIDGYVEKVGKAC; encoded by the coding sequence ATGATACACCCCGCGAGAATTCACCGGCTTAACGACAAACCCGCCCGCAAAGGCGGGTTTGTTTTATACTGGATGCAGCAAAGCCAGCGCGCCGAGTGGAACCACGCCCTCGAATATGCCGTGGAGCGCGCCAATGCGCTTGGGTTGCCGGTCGCCGTCGTTTTCGGCCTGATGGACGATTATCCCGAAGCCACCGAACGTCACTACGCCTTCATGCTCGAAGGACTGCGGGAAACATTCCAGACATTGGAGAAACGCGGCATCGGCGCATTTATCGGACGCGGACATCCGGCAGAGGTCGCGCTTAAAGCGGGTAAAGACGCCGCGCTGATCGTCTGCGATATGGGGTATCTGCGCCATCAGGCCGAATGGCGCGCAAAAGTTGCCGAAAAAGCCGGATGTGAAGTCGTCGAAATCGAAAGCGATGTCGTCGTGCCGGTCGAAACCGCATCGGATCACGCCGAATACATGGCCCGCACCATCCGCCCGAAACTCCTGAAACGGCTGGATGAATTTCTTCAGCCTGTTCGAGAAGTAAAACTTTCCAAACCTTGGAAACGCGACGAGGGCGTCGCGTCTACGTTAATCAAGACGGTTCCCAAGGTAGACGCGACGCCCTCGTCGCGTTTTAAAGGTGGAACAGCGGAAGCGAAGAAGCGGCTGAAACGGTTTATTGCGGAGAGTCTGACGGTTTATGAAGCGCACAGCAACCAGCCGCAGACCGACGACATTTCCATGCTGAGTCCGTATCTTCACTTCGGACAGATTTCGCCGCTCTACATCGCGCTGGAAATTCAAAAGGCTGATCCGAAAAGCCGCTTTCTGGAACAGCTGATTGTCCGCCGCGAGCTGGCGATGAACTTTGTCTGGTTCACGCCGGACTACGACCGCTTTTCCTGTCTGCCGGATTGGGCAAAGCTGACGCTGAAAAACCACGCCAAAGATAAACGGGAATTTCTCTACACCCGTGAACAGCTGGAGCAGTCGCAGACACACGATCCGTACTGGAATGCGGCCATGACCGAAATGCGCGTCACCGGATTCATGCATAACTACATGCGGATGTACTGGGGTAAAAAGGTTTTGGAGTGGAGTCCGTCACCGGAAGAAGCGTTTGAAACGCTGCTCGCCATCAACAATAGATATTTTCTGGATGGCCGCGACCCGAACTCCTACGCCGGAGTTGCCTGGGTCTTCGGCAAACACGACACCGCGTGGGCTGAGCGTTCAATCTTCGGGAAAACGCGCTACATGAACGCCGTCGGCCTTAAACGCAAATGTGATATCGATGGGTATGTGGAGAAGGTGGGAAAAGCTTGTTGA
- the recA gene encoding recombinase RecA, which translates to MAAKTDKKEGASNLEAVLADIKKQYGDGAIVRLGDEAGPRKIPCISTGALTLDIALGIGGVPRGRVIEIFGPESSGKTTLVSHIIANVQKAGGTAAFIDTEHALDPGYAQKIGVNLNDLLVSQPDSGEEALNICEALVKSNSIDVVVVDSVAALAPRAELDGEMGQSHVGLQARLMSQALRKLTSAIARSNCCCIFTNQIREKVGVMFGSPETTPGGRALKFYSSVRLDIRRIGQLKNTDGSIYGNRTKVKVVKNKVAPPFTMAEFDILYAEGISWTGSIVDAGTDCGIIEKKGSWLSYNGQQLGQGRDGARKALMEDPKMANELAEKIKATAKAKTDGSE; encoded by the coding sequence ATGGCTGCAAAAACCGATAAAAAAGAAGGCGCCTCCAACCTTGAGGCAGTACTCGCTGACATCAAAAAACAATACGGCGACGGAGCAATTGTTCGCCTCGGCGACGAAGCCGGTCCGCGGAAAATTCCGTGTATTTCCACCGGCGCGCTGACGCTCGACATCGCACTCGGCATTGGCGGAGTTCCGCGCGGTCGTGTGATTGAAATTTTCGGCCCGGAATCGTCCGGTAAAACCACGCTGGTTTCCCACATCATCGCCAACGTCCAGAAAGCGGGCGGCACGGCGGCTTTTATTGATACCGAACATGCGCTCGATCCGGGGTACGCCCAGAAGATCGGCGTAAACCTGAACGACCTGCTGGTTTCTCAGCCCGACTCCGGCGAAGAAGCACTCAACATCTGCGAAGCGCTGGTGAAGAGTAATTCGATCGACGTCGTAGTCGTGGACTCCGTCGCGGCGCTGGCGCCACGCGCCGAGCTCGACGGCGAAATGGGTCAGTCGCACGTTGGTTTACAGGCTCGTTTGATGTCTCAGGCTTTGCGTAAACTGACTTCGGCGATTGCCCGCTCGAACTGCTGTTGTATTTTCACCAACCAGATTCGTGAAAAAGTCGGCGTGATGTTCGGCAGTCCCGAAACAACGCCCGGCGGCCGCGCGCTGAAGTTTTACTCCTCCGTGCGGCTCGATATCCGCCGCATCGGTCAGCTCAAGAACACCGACGGCTCGATCTATGGCAACCGCACCAAGGTCAAAGTGGTCAAAAACAAAGTGGCTCCGCCGTTTACCATGGCCGAGTTCGACATTCTTTACGCCGAAGGTATTTCGTGGACCGGATCCATCGTGGACGCCGGTACCGATTGCGGCATCATTGAAAAGAAAGGCTCGTGGCTTTCTTACAACGGTCAGCAGCTCGGACAGGGCCGCGACGGAGCGCGCAAAGCGCTGATGGAAGATCCGAAGATGGCCAATGAACTGGCTGAAAAAATCAAAGCGACCGCCAAAGCCAAGACCGACGGCAGCGAATAG
- a CDS encoding carbon starvation protein A, producing the protein MSLFLVVGGSGLFLLLAYFTYGRFLARKVFRLDDSRITPAVELNDGLDYVPAKKGMLLGQHFSAIAAAGPINGPILAGVLFGWAPALIWILIGSVLIGGVHDMGSLIASIRHEARSITEVIRTHVSRRAWALFMVFIWITLVYIIVAFTDITAGSFIGTVTLESGEKVGGGAIAASSVLYLILPVLMGLLLKFTRLRERWALLIFLPLVGVAIWAGKYMPIDFPAWLAADPAAAQKIWCVLILVYCVVASVCPVWLVLQPRGAIGGCFLYAALIAAAIGVVFGGCPIEYPAFTKLADGLNAGFWFPMFPLLFITVACGACSGFHSLVSSGTTCKQIKKESDVTPIGYGAMLLEGMVAVVSLACVMIVAKDSPLASKAPNFIYASGIGRFLELIGISASFGISFGLMAFTTFVYDTLDVCTRLGRYIFEELTGLRNWFGRLTGTILTAGVPLFFIFRTVLDGRGNPVPAWKTFWTLFGASNQLLAALALIGVSVWLMNTRRNSKVWLVSFLPAVFMFVISDWSLIQTATAKQAGGVVPIVAVVLIVLSAWIAVETGLAMFFRKSRNCVVIRG; encoded by the coding sequence ATGAGTCTTTTTTTGGTAGTCGGTGGATCGGGACTCTTTCTTCTGCTGGCCTATTTCACCTACGGTCGGTTCCTCGCCCGCAAAGTATTCCGTCTGGATGACAGCCGGATCACGCCGGCGGTTGAGCTGAACGACGGCCTCGATTACGTTCCCGCGAAAAAGGGTATGTTGCTGGGTCAGCATTTTTCCGCCATCGCCGCCGCCGGGCCGATCAATGGGCCGATTCTCGCCGGAGTTCTTTTCGGCTGGGCGCCCGCGCTGATCTGGATTCTGATCGGGTCGGTGCTGATTGGCGGCGTTCACGATATGGGTTCGCTGATTGCCTCGATCCGCCACGAAGCCCGTTCCATTACGGAGGTGATTCGTACGCATGTTTCCCGCCGGGCGTGGGCGCTGTTCATGGTCTTTATCTGGATCACGCTGGTTTATATCATCGTGGCGTTCACGGATATCACCGCCGGATCATTCATCGGCACGGTAACGCTGGAGTCCGGGGAAAAAGTCGGCGGCGGAGCGATTGCGGCTTCGTCGGTTCTTTATCTGATTCTGCCGGTGCTGATGGGCCTTCTCCTGAAATTTACCCGGCTTCGCGAGCGCTGGGCACTGCTGATTTTTCTTCCGCTGGTCGGCGTCGCCATCTGGGCTGGCAAATATATGCCAATTGATTTTCCAGCATGGCTGGCGGCGGATCCCGCCGCGGCGCAGAAGATATGGTGCGTTCTGATTCTGGTTTACTGTGTCGTCGCGTCGGTGTGTCCGGTATGGCTGGTTCTCCAACCGCGTGGCGCGATCGGCGGTTGTTTTCTGTATGCCGCGCTGATCGCCGCCGCGATCGGAGTGGTGTTCGGCGGTTGTCCGATTGAATATCCGGCGTTTACCAAACTCGCCGACGGACTGAACGCCGGTTTTTGGTTTCCGATGTTTCCGCTCTTGTTCATCACGGTCGCCTGCGGCGCCTGTTCCGGCTTTCATTCGCTGGTGTCGTCCGGCACGACGTGTAAGCAGATTAAAAAAGAAAGCGATGTCACGCCGATCGGTTACGGCGCGATGCTGCTCGAAGGCATGGTGGCGGTGGTTTCACTGGCCTGCGTGATGATTGTGGCGAAAGACAGCCCGCTGGCTTCAAAGGCGCCGAATTTTATTTATGCATCCGGGATCGGCCGGTTTCTGGAACTGATCGGCATTTCGGCGTCGTTCGGCATTTCATTCGGCCTGATGGCATTTACGACGTTTGTGTATGACACGCTGGATGTCTGTACCCGGCTAGGGCGTTATATTTTCGAGGAGCTGACCGGTCTGCGGAACTGGTTTGGGCGGTTGACCGGAACGATTCTTACTGCCGGAGTTCCATTGTTCTTTATTTTCCGTACGGTGCTGGACGGTAGAGGTAATCCGGTGCCAGCCTGGAAGACGTTCTGGACTCTGTTCGGCGCGTCCAATCAGTTACTGGCTGCGCTGGCTTTGATTGGCGTGTCGGTCTGGCTGATGAATACGCGCCGGAATTCCAAAGTCTGGCTGGTGTCGTTTCTGCCAGCAGTGTTTATGTTTGTCATTTCCGACTGGTCGCTGATTCAGACCGCGACAGCAAAACAAGCCGGAGGCGTCGTGCCGATTGTTGCAGTGGTTTTGATTGTTTTGTCGGCTTGGATTGCAGTGGAAACCGGCCTGGCGATGTTTTTCCGGAAGAGCCGGAATTGCGTTGTCATACGCGGTTGA
- a CDS encoding M28 family peptidase produces MKMLKILLLVSAVLVFSGCKKEAFDGAKAMAETEALVKIGPREAGGGGARRASVLLEGKLKALGLKTTIDTFSEETPSGKMHFNNVLGRIPGKTSRLIVLVSHFDTKSGISKDFQGANDSGSSSGVLLELTRILSGRGPYETEFLIAFLDGEECRKEYGPHDGLHGSRRLAQQIYEAGGAKLVNAVIVLDMVGDKNLNISVPRNSSRELVKELFYAAHELNVRPQFALGPGSILDDHVPFQIAGMPAIDVIDFDYGSAPGRNDYWHTPNDTLDKLSIKSLQTVGDTVLRMIENLQ; encoded by the coding sequence ATGAAGATGTTGAAAATTTTACTGCTGGTGAGTGCAGTGCTTGTTTTTTCCGGATGTAAAAAGGAAGCGTTCGATGGCGCAAAGGCAATGGCCGAGACCGAGGCGCTGGTGAAGATCGGCCCGCGCGAAGCGGGCGGCGGCGGAGCCCGGCGCGCCTCGGTACTGCTCGAAGGAAAACTTAAAGCGCTCGGACTGAAGACAACGATCGACACCTTTTCCGAAGAGACGCCGAGCGGTAAAATGCACTTCAACAATGTGCTGGGACGCATTCCGGGCAAGACCAGCCGCTTGATCGTGCTCGTTTCGCACTTCGACACCAAGAGCGGCATTTCCAAAGATTTTCAAGGTGCAAACGATTCCGGCTCCAGTTCCGGCGTGCTGCTGGAGCTGACACGAATATTGAGCGGGCGCGGCCCGTATGAAACGGAATTTTTGATTGCGTTTCTTGACGGTGAAGAGTGCCGGAAAGAATACGGCCCGCACGATGGACTGCACGGCAGCCGCCGTCTGGCTCAGCAGATTTATGAGGCCGGCGGCGCAAAGCTGGTTAATGCGGTGATCGTGCTCGACATGGTCGGCGATAAAAACCTGAACATTTCGGTTCCGCGCAACAGCTCGCGCGAGCTGGTCAAAGAACTTTTTTATGCGGCCCACGAGTTAAACGTTCGTCCGCAATTCGCCCTCGGCCCCGGCTCCATTCTGGACGATCACGTTCCGTTTCAGATTGCCGGCATGCCGGCGATTGATGTGATTGATTTTGATTACGGTTCCGCGCCGGGCCGCAACGACTACTGGCATACGCCGAACGATACGCTCGACAAGCTGTCCATCAAAAGCCTGCAAACCGTTGGAGACACGGTGCTGAGGATGATCGAAAATCTTCAGTAA
- a CDS encoding TIGR03790 family protein: protein MPHRVAVLVNENSQNSKKAANVFAAVHGVPNVNIVYLNLPDSIVTGRAECTPEEFMKYIYDPAQKTVEERGLTNQVLAWVYSVDFPIRVVTSPNDRQQMSLMGVTFTRGKVPSPEMIEKGQFLSPLFAGPVKEGGPANPSRSFDILQGGLKEKMPLPSMMLGYTGENGTDMDTVLRCLQNGVLARQAGIGSRILLVKTADEKRSGPREWQYAGVKTEMAARGGSVEIYTNQPPAQNNLLGVLTGAATVNPADFGTFAPGAMAEHLTSWSAEFQKEQTKCIEWLKAGATVTAGMVTEPYNAWVKFPHARFFVHYASGCSAMESFYQSIYSPVQVLLLGDPLSQIAGLPVEIKTVGLSKEITSSLDSAFVAEAKLPMPAQILYSALLDGKQIKEADTISLIELPFKEMGDGWHEVRIIAQAFSPVTPGGFKDFPVIINKKGRSTLITGMADGASHQIAVKVAAGGKETPKEIYLLWNGRALDRKPYVVGAELSFDERLAGEGPQRIQAVSVYPDGMEVRSAPQAFAIAFKPQAE from the coding sequence ATGCCGCACCGCGTCGCGGTGCTGGTGAACGAAAACTCGCAGAATTCCAAAAAGGCCGCCAATGTTTTTGCCGCTGTACACGGTGTGCCGAATGTCAATATCGTCTATCTGAATCTTCCTGACTCCATCGTAACCGGCCGTGCCGAGTGCACGCCGGAAGAGTTCATGAAGTACATTTATGATCCGGCGCAGAAGACAGTCGAAGAGCGTGGTCTGACCAATCAGGTGCTGGCGTGGGTTTACTCTGTTGATTTCCCGATCCGCGTGGTCACGTCGCCGAACGACCGCCAGCAGATGTCGCTGATGGGGGTGACGTTTACGCGCGGCAAAGTGCCGTCGCCGGAGATGATTGAGAAGGGACAGTTCCTGTCGCCGCTGTTCGCCGGTCCGGTGAAAGAAGGCGGGCCAGCGAATCCATCGCGCTCATTCGATATTCTGCAGGGCGGGCTGAAAGAAAAAATGCCGCTGCCTTCGATGATGCTTGGCTATACCGGAGAAAACGGTACGGACATGGACACGGTTCTGCGCTGTCTGCAGAACGGCGTTCTCGCCCGGCAGGCCGGAATCGGATCCAGAATTTTACTCGTCAAAACGGCGGATGAAAAACGCTCCGGCCCGCGCGAATGGCAGTATGCCGGAGTGAAAACAGAAATGGCGGCCCGCGGCGGTTCGGTAGAGATTTACACCAATCAGCCGCCCGCGCAGAATAATTTGTTGGGTGTGTTGACCGGCGCGGCGACCGTGAATCCGGCGGACTTCGGCACGTTTGCGCCAGGGGCGATGGCAGAACATCTGACCAGTTGGTCGGCCGAGTTTCAAAAAGAACAGACCAAATGTATCGAGTGGCTCAAGGCGGGTGCGACGGTGACGGCCGGCATGGTGACGGAGCCGTACAATGCCTGGGTCAAATTCCCGCACGCCCGTTTTTTTGTACACTACGCCTCCGGCTGTTCGGCGATGGAAAGCTTCTACCAATCAATCTACAGTCCGGTTCAGGTGCTGCTGCTGGGCGATCCACTTTCGCAGATTGCCGGACTTCCGGTTGAAATCAAAACGGTCGGGCTGAGCAAGGAAATCACCAGCAGTCTCGATTCGGCGTTTGTCGCTGAAGCCAAACTTCCGATGCCCGCGCAAATTCTTTACAGCGCGCTACTCGACGGGAAGCAGATTAAAGAAGCCGATACTATTTCACTGATTGAGCTTCCGTTTAAGGAGATGGGCGATGGCTGGCACGAAGTTCGCATCATCGCACAGGCCTTTTCTCCAGTGACACCCGGCGGGTTCAAAGATTTTCCGGTGATCATCAATAAAAAAGGGCGCTCAACATTAATCACCGGAATGGCCGACGGCGCATCGCACCAGATTGCGGTAAAGGTCGCGGCGGGCGGAAAAGAAACGCCCAAAGAAATTTATCTGCTGTGGAACGGACGGGCGTTGGATCGTAAACCGTATGTCGTCGGTGCCGAGCTTTCGTTTGACGAACGGCTGGCTGGCGAAGGCCCTCAGCGCATTCAGGCCGTCTCTGTTTATCCGGACGGCATGGAAGTGCGCAGTGCGCCGCAGGCTTTTGCCATTGCATTTAAGCCGCAAGCTGAATAG
- the tsaE gene encoding tRNA (adenosine(37)-N6)-threonylcarbamoyltransferase complex ATPase subunit type 1 TsaE, protein MKWISDSPSRTWEIAAEFFKTLEKPAVIALHGNLGAGKTCFTQGLAQAAGVKEPVCSPTYTIISEYRGTIPFHHIDLYRLGGPEEAYDLGLDEYLETDGITVIEWAERAAEMLPPSTVHIRLERGEGDDQRIIRIVENPL, encoded by the coding sequence ATGAAATGGATTTCAGACAGTCCTTCCCGCACGTGGGAAATCGCGGCGGAGTTTTTTAAGACTCTGGAAAAACCGGCGGTGATTGCTTTGCACGGGAATCTCGGCGCAGGAAAAACCTGCTTCACACAAGGACTGGCGCAGGCGGCGGGAGTCAAAGAGCCGGTTTGCAGTCCGACCTACACGATCATTAGCGAATATCGAGGAACCATTCCATTTCACCACATTGACCTTTACCGGCTCGGCGGCCCCGAAGAAGCCTATGATCTCGGTCTTGATGAATATCTCGAAACCGACGGCATTACCGTTATTGAATGGGCCGAGCGCGCCGCCGAAATGCTGCCGCCTTCAACGGTTCACATCCGGCTTGAACGCGGCGAAGGCGATGACCAACGCATCATCCGTATTGTGGAGAACCCTTTATGA